A DNA window from Streptomyces canus contains the following coding sequences:
- a CDS encoding NUDIX domain-containing protein, giving the protein MRELTLRIRVAAYVLRRRAGRSAELLVFDHDADLPPGTHVPAGGVAREEPLEEAVLREVAEECGLTCVRVLRPLAEEHTPHPIRRFPRHTTFFELEVDDDADVPDAWDHHVTGAGRDNGMTFHCRFEPLPLTFPLADGQDAWLDRLEA; this is encoded by the coding sequence ATGCGGGAGTTGACGTTGCGTATCCGGGTGGCTGCCTATGTGCTGCGCCGGCGCGCGGGACGGTCGGCGGAGTTGCTCGTGTTCGACCACGACGCGGACCTGCCGCCCGGCACGCACGTCCCGGCGGGGGGTGTGGCCCGGGAGGAGCCGTTGGAAGAGGCAGTATTGCGGGAAGTCGCGGAGGAGTGCGGGCTGACCTGCGTGCGGGTGCTGCGCCCCCTCGCGGAGGAGCACACGCCGCACCCGATCCGCCGCTTCCCCCGCCACACCACCTTCTTCGAACTGGAGGTGGACGACGACGCAGATGTCCCGGATGCGTGGGACCACCACGTGACGGGCGCGGGGCGCGACAACGGCATGACGTTCCACTGCCGTTTCGAGCCGCTGCCCCTGACCTTCCCGTTGGCGGACGGCCAGGACGCCTGGCTGGATCGTCTGGAAGCATGA
- a CDS encoding transposase, which translates to MESSGLVHDASSSGVSAASDSCSGQARKGALTDGEWAVLAPLLPRSNGRCGRWRDQRPVINRIIHQLSTGCQWCKLPERFGPWQTIHERHA; encoded by the coding sequence ATGGAATCGAGCGGGCTGGTGCATGACGCCTCGTCATCAGGTGTCTCTGCGGCCAGTGACTCGTGTTCTGGCCAGGCTCGGAAGGGGGCCCTCACGGATGGCGAGTGGGCGGTGCTCGCGCCGCTGCTGCCCAGGAGCAACGGCCGGTGCGGCCGGTGGCGGGACCAACGCCCGGTGATCAACCGGATCATCCACCAGCTCAGCACCGGCTGCCAGTGGTGCAAGCTGCCCGAACGCTTTGGCCCGTGGCAGACCATCCATGAACGCCATGCGTGA
- a CDS encoding SMI1/KNR4 family protein, with protein sequence MTTDTPADVRVTRARSRIVDWLAEYALQSYAALKPGASDNEIVALEEALGVSVPEELKALWRLSAGEDGVAGSGLMPGKWALMPLDAVIKVNQMQMRFQEENGEDEDALVLWKPCWIPFCSFNPDDTVYGLYLNGETGEVCKWTGFGEREREYESLPACLELMAVSLEAPLAATGPEKPGMMGGALVWGPL encoded by the coding sequence ATGACCACTGACACACCAGCAGATGTACGAGTCACCCGGGCACGGAGCCGGATCGTGGACTGGCTGGCCGAGTACGCCCTGCAGTCGTACGCGGCTCTCAAGCCCGGCGCCTCCGACAACGAGATCGTGGCTCTCGAAGAAGCCCTCGGCGTGAGCGTTCCGGAGGAGTTGAAGGCGCTGTGGCGGCTGTCCGCCGGTGAGGACGGCGTGGCCGGATCGGGGCTCATGCCGGGCAAATGGGCCCTGATGCCGCTCGACGCCGTGATCAAGGTCAACCAGATGCAGATGCGGTTCCAGGAGGAGAACGGCGAGGATGAGGACGCCCTGGTGCTGTGGAAGCCATGTTGGATACCGTTCTGCTCCTTCAACCCCGACGACACCGTCTACGGCCTCTACCTGAACGGCGAGACCGGGGAAGTATGCAAGTGGACCGGGTTCGGGGAGCGCGAGCGGGAGTACGAGTCGCTGCCCGCCTGCCTGGAACTCATGGCGGTCAGCCTGGAAGCCCCCTTGGCAGCGACCGGCCCGGAGAAGCCCGGCATGATGGGCGGCGCCCTGGTGTGGGGCCCCCTCTGA
- a CDS encoding VanZ family protein, with the protein MIEASIRAVPGLLVSFLVLASLLCLPTWLAARTGGHPPLVRVLLAASLAGIATVTLLPGNAGDAGTGKCDTGLSLQAALDSPSAWMNVALFVPAVFFAVLAFRRPVTAAAVGMLLSGVIELAQTNLVGGRSCSVTDFAMNTVGALIGAVAGLVWLRARGRGEHRWWRDAAWGTGIACAGLLALAGIVHASSPQTYDAAAVEHRQEAAAKASAGSSEWITGAAQSVFGQGTEVQQIEEIKQNGGLVATATTNRGKLIAWWPQRKLVEAIPKNNQADAGPVRSKQAVRIGSKFAATWFADEIHGARLTTKTLAPEAGDQAMYHLTYRRYVDGVMMPMRLDITVTSSGRVIGFTARPVTDPTLPKAELDRSAAEALVRGRTGKSPTAAVLLAQKVAGAWRPVWMVGMPEGSKTPDMFVDAVTGRKVTPQMS; encoded by the coding sequence GTGATCGAGGCTTCGATCAGGGCCGTTCCCGGCCTGCTGGTCTCCTTCCTGGTGCTGGCTTCGCTCCTGTGCCTTCCCACGTGGCTGGCCGCACGCACAGGAGGACATCCGCCTCTGGTACGAGTGCTGTTGGCGGCCTCACTCGCGGGTATCGCCACGGTGACGCTGCTGCCGGGGAACGCGGGCGACGCCGGAACCGGCAAGTGCGACACGGGACTGTCCCTCCAGGCGGCACTGGATTCACCGTCCGCCTGGATGAACGTCGCGTTGTTCGTGCCCGCCGTCTTCTTCGCCGTCCTGGCCTTCCGGCGACCGGTCACCGCCGCAGCCGTCGGCATGCTCCTGAGCGGAGTGATCGAACTGGCGCAGACCAACCTGGTGGGCGGACGTTCCTGCAGTGTGACCGATTTCGCCATGAACACGGTCGGCGCCCTCATCGGCGCCGTGGCCGGCCTGGTGTGGCTGCGCGCTCGCGGGCGCGGGGAACACCGCTGGTGGCGGGACGCGGCCTGGGGAACCGGAATCGCCTGCGCCGGGCTGTTGGCCCTGGCCGGCATCGTCCACGCGTCGTCGCCCCAGACCTACGACGCCGCGGCGGTCGAGCACCGGCAGGAAGCCGCGGCCAAGGCCTCCGCGGGCTCCTCCGAGTGGATCACCGGGGCGGCCCAGTCCGTCTTCGGCCAGGGAACCGAGGTCCAGCAGATTGAGGAGATCAAACAGAACGGCGGACTGGTCGCCACGGCCACCACGAACCGCGGCAAGCTGATCGCCTGGTGGCCGCAGCGCAAGCTGGTCGAGGCGATCCCCAAGAACAACCAGGCGGACGCCGGTCCGGTGCGCAGCAAGCAGGCCGTACGGATCGGCTCGAAATTCGCCGCAACCTGGTTCGCCGACGAGATCCACGGCGCCCGCCTCACCACGAAGACCCTCGCCCCGGAGGCCGGCGACCAGGCGATGTACCACCTCACCTACCGCCGCTACGTCGACGGCGTGATGATGCCCATGCGCCTGGACATCACGGTGACCTCCTCGGGCCGCGTCATCGGATTCACCGCCCGCCCCGTCACCGATCCGACCCTGCCGAAGGCCGAGCTCGACAGGAGCGCCGCGGAGGCTCTGGTGCGCGGACGCACCGGAAAGTCCCCCACGGCGGCGGTCCTGCTGGCGCAGAAGGTCGCGGGGGCGTGGCGGCCCGTGTGGATGGTCGGGATGCCCGAGGGTTCCAAGACGCCGGACATGTTCGTCGACGCGGTGACCGGGCGGAAGGTGACGCCACAGATGTCCTGA
- a CDS encoding FAD-binding oxidoreductase — MSADTTDAESPVAYHPGSAEYDEHRAGFQLREQHQPAHVVAARAAGDVVAAVRRAAESCMPIAVQATGHGLANPLAGEGVLVSTRRMDNVDVDPGAGTARVGAGARWRDVIEAAARYDLAPLSGSMPGVGAVSYTLGGGIGLMARRYGFAADHVTRLELVTVDGSLLTVSEHEEPDLFWALRGGGGSFGIVTALEMALMPVARLVGGGLMFDLGETPEVVSTWLRWTATMPSEMTSAMTTLEVSKRHMAHVQIAYLGSAAEADELVAPLRALKPAYDGVQEIPYRRSDIVFSEPAQPHAYVADNVLLRAIDEERLRDAIALSAPGRSVRSIISVRHLGGALSTPPRVPNAVSHREAMYLLCVVGVVAPTTTSHAASAWALQDELLASWSGTAVGSSPNFTLGRPDQRAAAGLFDAERRDRLLQLARKYDPAGLLHPSFVIA; from the coding sequence ATGAGTGCCGACACGACCGACGCCGAATCACCGGTGGCGTACCACCCAGGGTCTGCCGAGTACGACGAGCACCGTGCCGGCTTCCAGTTGCGGGAGCAACATCAGCCAGCCCACGTGGTGGCGGCACGGGCCGCCGGCGACGTCGTGGCGGCCGTCCGGCGCGCCGCAGAGTCATGTATGCCGATCGCGGTCCAGGCCACGGGACATGGGCTCGCCAACCCGCTCGCCGGTGAAGGTGTATTGGTGTCGACGCGAAGGATGGACAACGTCGATGTCGACCCCGGCGCCGGCACCGCACGGGTGGGCGCTGGAGCGCGGTGGCGCGACGTGATCGAGGCCGCCGCACGCTACGATCTGGCACCGCTGTCCGGGAGCATGCCCGGTGTCGGCGCTGTCTCCTACACGCTCGGCGGCGGCATCGGGCTGATGGCTCGTCGCTACGGCTTCGCCGCGGACCATGTCACGCGCTTGGAGCTGGTCACCGTCGACGGCTCCCTGCTGACGGTTTCGGAACACGAGGAGCCGGACCTGTTCTGGGCGCTCCGCGGCGGTGGCGGGAGCTTCGGCATCGTGACCGCGCTGGAGATGGCCTTGATGCCGGTCGCCAGGCTGGTCGGGGGCGGTCTGATGTTCGACCTGGGCGAGACGCCGGAGGTGGTCTCAACCTGGTTGCGTTGGACGGCGACAATGCCCTCGGAGATGACCTCGGCGATGACCACGCTTGAAGTTTCCAAGCGGCACATGGCCCATGTCCAGATCGCCTACCTGGGTTCGGCTGCGGAGGCAGACGAGTTGGTGGCCCCGTTGCGGGCGTTGAAACCTGCGTACGACGGTGTGCAGGAGATCCCGTACCGGCGGTCCGACATCGTCTTCAGCGAACCGGCTCAGCCGCATGCGTATGTCGCCGACAATGTCTTGTTGCGGGCGATCGACGAGGAACGCCTCCGCGACGCCATCGCCCTGTCGGCGCCAGGCCGGTCGGTTCGCTCCATCATTTCGGTTCGTCATCTCGGTGGGGCGCTGTCCACTCCGCCGAGGGTGCCGAACGCAGTCAGCCACCGCGAGGCGATGTACCTGCTGTGTGTCGTAGGTGTGGTAGCCCCGACAACCACGTCGCACGCGGCAAGTGCGTGGGCGCTGCAGGATGAACTGTTGGCCAGCTGGTCCGGGACCGCCGTAGGCAGCTCGCCGAACTTCACTCTCGGACGACCCGACCAACGCGCCGCCGCAGGACTGTTCGACGCCGAGCGTCGTGACCGATTGCTGCAGCTGGCCCGTAAGTACGACCCCGCCGGACTGTTGCACCCCAGCTTTGTCATCGCCTGA
- a CDS encoding helix-turn-helix transcriptional regulator, with the protein MTPDRFFSLMLLLESRDAVTTQELASALGVSLRTITRDLNWLRDAGLPVTAHRGRLGGVTMLPGSGLDLTRLTPGERDHLSLTGLDEKQRAELNPSVESRRALSKIVATQSRRGHELLPLTDVVHVDSRPWLQARASGTTPASLISSVRRGRRLRIEYDSPRESCSRDLVVDPYGLLAKAGIWYLVADCARVPRMYRLERITTWKEVDQPRRIRENQTLAAVAAALIDQWEHNHAIEVSATIDQTQIERARRIFGQRLVRDDHEESATGHKVTIRFLHLEDVRALLPFGSAITVHGPTEVRAHLSDLATNLAHHYAPSPTS; encoded by the coding sequence GTGACCCCAGACCGTTTCTTCTCCCTGATGCTGCTCCTCGAATCGAGGGATGCCGTGACCACACAGGAGCTTGCCTCGGCGCTCGGGGTGTCCCTTCGAACCATCACCCGGGACCTGAACTGGCTCCGCGACGCCGGTCTGCCGGTGACCGCACACCGGGGCCGCCTCGGAGGCGTGACCATGCTGCCCGGGTCCGGGCTCGACCTCACGCGACTCACGCCGGGCGAGCGTGATCATCTGTCGCTCACCGGGCTGGACGAGAAGCAACGTGCGGAGCTCAACCCATCGGTCGAAAGCCGGCGCGCGCTCTCCAAGATCGTCGCTACACAGTCACGTCGAGGTCATGAGCTCCTGCCGCTCACCGACGTAGTGCACGTGGACAGCCGCCCCTGGCTCCAGGCACGAGCTTCCGGCACGACTCCGGCTTCGCTGATCAGCTCAGTGCGGCGAGGTCGCCGACTACGGATCGAGTACGACAGCCCACGCGAGTCATGCTCACGCGACCTGGTCGTGGATCCCTACGGGCTGTTGGCCAAGGCCGGCATCTGGTATCTCGTCGCCGACTGTGCCCGAGTGCCGCGGATGTACCGACTCGAACGGATCACGACGTGGAAAGAAGTCGACCAGCCACGACGGATCCGCGAGAACCAGACCCTGGCCGCCGTCGCTGCAGCGCTCATTGATCAGTGGGAGCACAACCATGCGATAGAGGTCAGCGCCACCATCGACCAGACCCAGATCGAGCGAGCGCGACGGATCTTTGGCCAACGGCTCGTCCGGGACGACCACGAAGAATCCGCCACCGGCCACAAGGTAACGATCCGCTTCCTGCATCTGGAGGACGTGCGAGCACTCCTGCCGTTCGGGAGCGCCATCACTGTGCACGGCCCCACCGAAGTCAGGGCTCACCTCAGCGACCTCGCCACCAACCTTGCCCACCACTATGCGCCGTCACCAACGTCCTGA
- a CDS encoding ATP-binding cassette domain-containing protein, with protein MAYGRPDATLEQVEQVEQVEQAAQACGVSHIVNALPQGYDTVVDSADGRLSEGERQLICIARAFIADPAVLILDEATSAVDARTELLLQRATSRLRHGRTCLVIAHRLSTIRDADVIVVLQDGRIVEKGTHTQLLRARGEYHRLSQYQFHEPSTLPALDPDQHSSR; from the coding sequence ATCGCCTACGGGCGGCCGGATGCCACACTCGAGCAGGTCGAGCAGGTCGAGCAGGTCGAGCAGGCCGCTCAGGCATGTGGTGTCAGCCACATCGTGAACGCTCTTCCACAAGGCTACGACACGGTGGTCGACAGTGCGGACGGACGCCTGAGCGAGGGCGAGCGACAGCTGATTTGCATCGCGCGCGCGTTCATCGCTGACCCAGCCGTGCTGATCCTCGATGAGGCCACCAGTGCGGTTGATGCCCGCACCGAGCTCCTCCTGCAACGGGCGACCTCGCGGCTGCGGCATGGCCGCACATGCCTGGTGATCGCCCATCGGCTCTCCACCATCCGCGACGCCGACGTCATCGTCGTACTGCAGGACGGTCGGATCGTGGAGAAGGGAACGCACACGCAGCTACTGCGAGCCCGCGGTGAGTATCACCGGCTCAGTCAGTACCAGTTTCACGAGCCGAGCACCTTGCCAGCTCTGGACCCCGACCAGCATTCGTCGCGATGA
- a CDS encoding HAD family hydrolase, with translation MKKYVLFDHDGVLVDTEFWYFKAAERALAEVGFALDKDQYLRDMARGSGSWAQAKTAGIDDRTLSRVRQARDGYYQDYLRTEAIEIDGVVDTLAELSPYVRMAIVTTAKRADFDIIHEKRQIRQFMDFVIVREDYELAKPHPEPYLAGLKRFGAAREETLVVEDSARGLTSAVAAGIDCAVVHNEFTKTNDFSQASYRIGSLNELKDILLVAR, from the coding sequence GTGAAGAAATACGTACTCTTCGATCATGATGGCGTCCTGGTCGACACCGAGTTCTGGTATTTCAAAGCCGCGGAACGCGCCCTGGCGGAGGTTGGTTTCGCCCTGGACAAGGATCAGTACCTCCGGGACATGGCCCGGGGATCGGGCTCCTGGGCCCAAGCCAAGACGGCCGGCATCGATGACCGGACCCTCAGCCGGGTTCGCCAGGCCCGCGACGGCTACTACCAGGACTACCTACGGACCGAGGCCATCGAGATCGACGGCGTCGTCGACACTCTCGCCGAGCTGTCGCCGTACGTCCGCATGGCCATCGTGACGACCGCGAAACGGGCCGACTTCGACATCATCCATGAAAAGCGCCAGATCAGGCAGTTCATGGATTTCGTCATTGTTCGCGAGGACTACGAACTCGCCAAGCCGCACCCGGAACCGTACCTGGCCGGCCTGAAACGCTTCGGCGCCGCCAGGGAAGAGACCCTCGTCGTGGAGGATTCGGCCAGAGGACTGACCTCGGCTGTGGCCGCTGGTATCGACTGCGCCGTTGTCCATAACGAGTTCACGAAGACGAACGACTTTTCCCAGGCAAGCTACCGGATCGGCAGCCTGAACGAATTGAAGGACATCCTCCTCGTGGCAAGGTGA
- a CDS encoding NAD(P)H-binding protein — protein sequence MKVFQIGAAGGVGRRLTPLLTQRGDVVTGMHRGPAQGETVQAAGGTPVIGDLIADSVDDLAKKMRGHDAVVFSAGAHGTGQDKTTLIDGRGLQKAADAAALAEVSRFVLVSVFPDALRDGERSEGFEHYIKVKKTADVYLTRTGLDWLIVRPGTLLDTPGTGGVTAGPAVEYGDVHRDDVAAFLDAALHAPALSRVIVELTSGDTPVADAVTRLTAA from the coding sequence ATGAAGGTGTTCCAGATCGGCGCCGCCGGAGGAGTCGGCCGCCGCCTCACCCCACTCCTCACCCAACGCGGTGACGTCGTGACCGGCATGCACCGCGGGCCCGCTCAGGGCGAGACCGTACAGGCGGCCGGCGGAACTCCCGTAATCGGTGATCTCATCGCCGACTCGGTCGACGACCTGGCCAAGAAGATGCGTGGCCATGACGCCGTGGTCTTCTCGGCCGGCGCACACGGCACCGGTCAGGACAAGACGACCCTCATCGACGGCCGCGGCCTTCAAAAGGCCGCCGACGCGGCCGCACTCGCCGAGGTGTCGCGGTTCGTCCTCGTCTCGGTGTTCCCCGACGCCCTGCGCGACGGGGAACGCAGTGAGGGCTTCGAGCACTACATCAAGGTCAAGAAAACTGCCGACGTCTATTTGACCCGTACCGGCCTGGACTGGTTGATCGTCCGTCCCGGAACCCTTCTGGACACCCCCGGCACCGGCGGTGTCACCGCCGGTCCCGCAGTCGAGTACGGCGACGTGCACCGCGACGACGTCGCCGCGTTCCTCGACGCCGCCCTGCACGCGCCGGCCCTCAGCCGCGTGATCGTCGAACTCACCTCCGGTGACACCCCCGTCGCGGACGCCGTCACCCGCCTCACAGCCGCCTGA
- a CDS encoding ABC transporter substrate-binding protein, which translates to MIRTRTSLALTAAALVGALGLTSCAASEKDDATGGGQGKGADIAIGASLELSGPTQSIGTAYKKALELEVDSINEQGGLLGGRKLRLIVKDNQTKPAQNITNVNDLINNDHVAAVITGGCSACTVPVTTIVEKRKVPLISLASATAITSPVAQRRYTFKISPNPAQDAGVLLAALKKKGVKSIGLLNVDNPYGQEGRAAVLAQVKKAGIEVTGTQQFGQEDKDMSVQAKRLVADRPDAVVVWAVMPAAGIIAKNLRDAEFDGGVYLDAGAGAELFVRGAQGAAEGVHMVFPRVLAIGDVTSHDETVRAQKEWVARYTAKYQNYSGFASFGADAALMLRNAIAKAGTTDGPKLRDTIETLGFDGVSGPIRNTAQEHSGLQPESLGVLVVRKGDWHLAN; encoded by the coding sequence GTGATCCGGACACGTACCTCGTTGGCGCTGACCGCGGCGGCTCTTGTCGGTGCCTTGGGGCTCACCAGCTGCGCGGCGTCGGAGAAGGACGACGCGACGGGCGGCGGGCAGGGGAAGGGGGCCGACATCGCGATCGGCGCCAGCCTGGAGCTGTCGGGGCCCACACAGAGCATCGGCACGGCGTACAAGAAGGCCCTCGAACTCGAAGTGGACTCGATCAACGAGCAGGGCGGCCTGCTGGGCGGACGCAAGCTGAGGCTGATCGTCAAGGACAACCAGACCAAGCCCGCGCAGAACATCACCAATGTCAACGACCTGATCAACAACGACCACGTCGCGGCAGTGATCACGGGCGGCTGTTCGGCGTGCACCGTGCCGGTCACCACCATTGTGGAGAAGCGCAAGGTACCGCTGATCTCCCTGGCCTCGGCGACGGCGATCACCAGCCCGGTGGCGCAACGGCGGTACACCTTCAAGATCTCGCCCAATCCCGCTCAGGACGCCGGGGTTCTGCTCGCCGCACTGAAGAAGAAGGGGGTGAAGAGCATCGGCCTGCTCAACGTCGACAATCCTTATGGGCAGGAGGGCCGCGCCGCGGTGCTGGCCCAGGTGAAGAAGGCCGGCATCGAGGTGACCGGCACGCAGCAGTTCGGCCAGGAGGACAAGGACATGAGTGTCCAGGCGAAGCGGCTGGTCGCCGACCGTCCCGACGCCGTGGTCGTGTGGGCGGTCATGCCGGCCGCTGGGATCATCGCCAAGAACCTGCGGGACGCGGAATTCGACGGAGGCGTCTATCTGGATGCCGGCGCCGGCGCGGAACTCTTCGTCAGGGGCGCTCAGGGAGCCGCAGAGGGCGTCCACATGGTCTTCCCCCGGGTTCTGGCGATCGGCGACGTGACCTCACACGACGAGACCGTCCGTGCCCAGAAGGAATGGGTGGCCCGGTACACCGCCAAGTACCAGAACTACTCCGGGTTCGCCTCCTTCGGGGCGGACGCCGCCCTGATGCTGCGCAACGCCATCGCCAAGGCGGGGACCACGGACGGACCGAAGCTGCGCGACACCATCGAGACACTCGGCTTCGACGGAGTGTCCGGGCCGATCCGCAACACGGCGCAGGAGCACTCCGGCCTCCAGCCCGAATCACTGGGCGTACTTGTGGTGCGCAAGGGCGACTGGCACCTTGCGAACTGA
- a CDS encoding DUF6223 family protein, whose amino-acid sequence MSAPRRTLWAALVGLLGAVNGGLALAHPTRQGHIHTWVRRNGAATALMAGLIAVVVGGSAAATADGGLGTGNGLGGAYVAMLVGLIAITLGWLARPCSRSRRTE is encoded by the coding sequence ATGTCCGCCCCCCGCCGTACGCTCTGGGCCGCACTGGTCGGCCTCCTCGGCGCTGTCAACGGCGGCCTGGCCCTGGCCCACCCCACCCGTCAGGGCCACATCCACACCTGGGTTCGGCGGAACGGGGCCGCCACGGCCCTCATGGCAGGCCTGATCGCCGTGGTCGTCGGCGGGTCGGCCGCGGCCACCGCCGACGGCGGTCTCGGCACCGGCAACGGGCTGGGCGGCGCCTACGTCGCCATGCTGGTGGGCCTGATCGCCATCACACTCGGTTGGCTGGCCCGTCCTTGTTCCCGCTCCCGCCGAACCGAGTGA
- a CDS encoding ABC transporter ATP-binding protein, producing MRLVLAQLAKHRRWFAGVTVFQLVSVTATLYLPTINADLIDNGLLRTDVGYIWTAGGCMVIVSIVQLLAAVISSYAGARAATNAAHDLRSDVYDKIATFSIREHQDFGTPTLITRSTDDVQQIQALLLTFGTVVVAAPITMLGGAYMALRADAGLSFLIIVAVVVLGAALAVILRWMTRVSRRMQDRLDAINRVLREQLMGLTVIRAFTRERFEAERFGQVNNELTVATRSMGRLRGTFVPAVMLITDLSIVAVVWFGGHRVESGHLLIGGLTAYVTYLGLILGAAMMAASGVMMLPRAMVAAERIQAVLNSTPVLRPSGVPASSFPIRGELELRGVALRYPGADADVLSGIDLRVEPGGTVALVGSMGAGKTTLLSIVARLQDATSGSVRLDGVDLRTIDPTVLRSQLAIVPQRSLLFRGTVASNLRLARPDATDAELWEALEVAQAREFVSALDDGLGSPIAQGGTNVSGGQRQRLCIARALVAAPRVLLLDDPVSALDSETSARLLAALRTATADATVLLVSQRTAGIRSAERIVVLHEGSIVGDGTHQSLMESCQTYQELVASQEAIGAST from the coding sequence ATGCGTCTGGTCCTTGCTCAGCTTGCCAAGCATCGAAGGTGGTTCGCTGGTGTGACCGTCTTCCAGTTGGTCAGCGTCACCGCCACCTTGTATCTGCCGACGATCAATGCGGATCTGATCGACAACGGCCTCCTGCGCACGGACGTCGGGTACATCTGGACAGCCGGCGGGTGCATGGTGATCGTCAGTATCGTCCAGCTGCTGGCAGCGGTGATCTCGTCCTATGCTGGAGCGCGCGCAGCCACAAACGCTGCGCACGACCTGCGGTCAGACGTCTACGACAAGATCGCTACGTTCTCCATCCGGGAACATCAGGACTTCGGCACGCCGACGCTGATCACTCGCAGCACCGACGACGTGCAGCAGATACAGGCGCTCCTGCTCACCTTCGGCACAGTGGTGGTCGCCGCACCGATCACGATGCTGGGCGGGGCCTATATGGCGTTGCGTGCGGATGCCGGCCTGTCCTTTCTGATCATCGTGGCAGTTGTCGTACTGGGTGCGGCGTTGGCGGTGATCCTTCGCTGGATGACACGGGTGTCGCGCCGGATGCAGGACCGCCTGGATGCGATCAACCGGGTCTTGCGCGAGCAGTTGATGGGTCTCACGGTGATTCGCGCGTTCACCCGCGAGCGCTTCGAGGCCGAGCGGTTCGGGCAGGTGAACAACGAGCTGACGGTGGCAACCCGGTCGATGGGGCGGCTGAGGGGGACGTTCGTTCCGGCCGTCATGCTGATCACTGATCTGTCGATCGTGGCCGTGGTGTGGTTCGGTGGCCACCGGGTCGAGTCGGGACATCTGCTGATCGGCGGTCTGACAGCCTACGTCACTTACCTGGGCCTGATCCTTGGGGCAGCCATGATGGCCGCCTCGGGGGTGATGATGTTGCCAAGGGCGATGGTCGCGGCGGAACGTATTCAGGCGGTGCTCAACTCCACCCCTGTGCTCCGGCCATCGGGCGTACCCGCCAGCTCGTTCCCGATTCGCGGTGAGTTGGAGCTGCGCGGCGTTGCGCTGCGGTACCCAGGCGCCGATGCTGACGTCCTGTCCGGCATCGACCTACGGGTTGAGCCCGGCGGCACGGTGGCGCTCGTCGGATCGATGGGTGCCGGCAAGACGACCCTGCTGTCGATCGTCGCGAGACTTCAGGACGCAACATCCGGATCCGTCCGGCTGGACGGCGTTGATCTGCGCACCATCGATCCCACTGTGCTGCGCAGTCAGCTCGCGATCGTTCCGCAGCGTTCGCTGCTTTTCAGAGGTACGGTCGCAAGCAATCTGCGGCTGGCCAGGCCGGACGCCACTGACGCCGAGCTCTGGGAGGCGCTGGAGGTCGCGCAGGCTCGCGAGTTCGTCTCCGCGTTGGACGACGGACTCGGGTCACCGATCGCCCAGGGTGGAACGAACGTCTCCGGCGGCCAGCGGCAACGGCTATGCATTGCCCGCGCACTCGTTGCCGCCCCGCGCGTCCTCCTTCTTGACGATCCGGTCTCGGCGCTCGATTCCGAAACATCCGCACGGCTACTGGCAGCGCTGCGCACAGCCACGGCCGACGCGACAGTCCTACTGGTGTCGCAGCGGACTGCCGGTATCCGCAGTGCCGAACGGATCGTGGTGCTCCACGAGGGCAGCATCGTCGGCGACGGTACACATCAATCACTGATGGAAAGCTGTCAGACGTACCAGGAGCTCGTGGCTTCGCAGGAAGCGATCGGGGCATCGACATGA
- a CDS encoding transposase, producing the protein MPPPVPLLGLVPSEASGGERRVQGPITKTGTSHARGLLVEASWHHRKQYRLGRELMRRQASQPPAVPDRADRGNRRVHQRWKRFDARNKRPTIAAVAVAREPAGVGASSWTSRPEPTDRQAAGGRPALDRRRQEDPRHS; encoded by the coding sequence GTGCCACCACCGGTTCCTCTTCTGGGACTGGTGCCGTCGGAGGCCTCCGGCGGAGAGCGCCGAGTGCAGGGTCCGATCACCAAGACCGGCACCAGCCATGCCCGCGGGCTGCTGGTGGAGGCGTCCTGGCACCACCGCAAGCAGTACCGTCTTGGCCGCGAGCTGATGCGCCGCCAGGCCAGTCAGCCGCCCGCGGTCCCGGACCGTGCCGACCGGGGCAACCGGCGCGTGCATCAACGGTGGAAGCGATTCGACGCCCGTAACAAACGGCCCACCATCGCCGCCGTGGCCGTCGCCCGCGAACCGGCTGGTGTGGGAGCCTCGTCATGGACGAGCCGTCCTGAGCCCACGGACCGACAAGCAGCCGGTGGGAGACCGGCGCTGGACAGGCGGCGCCAGGAGGACCCGCGGCACAGCTAA